The Chloroflexota bacterium region GTCTCCTTGGTCTCCTGCGCCCGCACGTGCCGCATCGCCACCACGGAGAGCAGCGACACCACATAGCCGCCCGACTGGATGTAGAACGTCCCCTCGATCCCGACCGTCGCCACCATGATGCCGCCCACCGCAGGGCCGATGACCCGCATGGCGTTCATCGTCACGGAGTTGATGGCGATGGCGTTCGGCAGGTCGCGTTTGCCCACGATCTCGAAGATGATGGCCTGCCGCGAGGGGCCGTTGAAGGCGAAGAGCGCCCCGTTGGTGAAGGAGAGGACATACAGCTCCGAGAGCGTGATGGCGTTCAGCGCCACCAGGAGCGCCGTCGCCAGGGAGTTGGCCATCAGGCAGGTCTGGCTGACCATGATGACCTTGCGCCGGTCGAAGCGGTCCGAAAGGACGCCGCCGATGGGTGCGGCAAGGAACATCGCCAGGCCCATGGCCATGGTGACGAGGCCGAGCTGGAACTCGGACTTGGTGAGCTGCCAGGCCAGGAGCCCGCGGCCGATCTGCTGGGTCCACTGGCCGAACTGGACGCCGAAGGTGCCCAGGAGCACCAGGCGGAAATCCCGGTGCGCCAGGGAGCTGAACATCGCGCGCAAGGCCGGCTTGGCAGCCTGGGAGGCCGCAGTCGCGCCCGGTGCTGTTTCGTGAGAGGCCACGCCGCTCTTTCCGCCCGCCCGTGCAGGCACCCGCCTACTCTAGCAAATGCAATGCATCGCCATGCCTCAGCCGGGCGTAGGCAAGAGCGGAGAGGAGAGGCGCACTGTCATCCGAGGGTCTCTGGTGCGAAGCACTTGAGCGCCCGAAGGAGGTACGGAGCGTTGGGTTGCGGGTGCAGCCCAATCCAGAGCCTCAGGCCGCCCGCCGACGTGTAGGGGCGCGGGGCGCGCCCTGGGGTGACAGCGGGTGGCCCTTCCCGGTGCGGCACACGGAGAGACAGAGGGGCGCGCGCCG contains the following coding sequences:
- a CDS encoding MFS transporter; this translates as MPARAGGKSGVASHETAPGATAASQAAKPALRAMFSSLAHRDFRLVLLGTFGVQFGQWTQQIGRGLLAWQLTKSEFQLGLVTMAMGLAMFLAAPIGGVLSDRFDRRKVIMVSQTCLMANSLATALLVALNAITLSELYVLSFTNGALFAFNGPSRQAIIFEIVGKRDLPNAIAINSVTMNAMRVIGPAVGGIMVATVGIEGTFYIQSGGYVVSLLSVVAMRHVRAQETKETGSFLRNMADGLSYIRRTDVVRSLLIVSIIGSLLGTSFVPLMPAYVDHTLHLSDSAFGYLMASLGGGAMLGSVFVAATGGSGGKGMLLIGVVVSTGALLMVLGGLPVVGVAAVALLGLGFCNAVTLALCNTLLQINLQDVYRGRVMSIYFLTFGLSSFGSLALGSVAEAMGLRVSFVGLGIMVLALIGFVNLRSSKVRRLG